The proteins below come from a single Petrotoga sp. 9PW.55.5.1 genomic window:
- a CDS encoding SufS family cysteine desulfurase, whose amino-acid sequence MLSSKEYERLFPSLNRKINGHNLIYLDNAATTLRPKEVMDAVNDYSLNHHANVHRSTHTLAAEATQMYESSREKVAKFINADNNEIIFTKGTTESINLLAYSIATSKILRPDEEILITTMEHHANFVPWQQVGKIFGLNVRYYNCKNGIFNLSEFLDYVSEKTKVVSITGLSNTTGQVIPVQDLVEAIRNIRKEVIIIIDGAQTVPHMPFDVKKIDIDFLAFSGHKMLGPTGIGVLYGKKEYLEEINPFLFGGEMIDKVSTENTTFNILPYKFEAGTPNVDGAVGLAKAIEILENIGMDNIQEHEKELTNYAIERLKRLDFLTLYGTLDESQQSIVSFNLKNIHPHDVAHMLNDLTGIAIRSGHHCAQPLMSELGVKATCRASFYIYNEEKDIDILYDGLKKIWEWLK is encoded by the coding sequence AAATGGACATAATCTAATATATCTTGACAATGCAGCCACAACTTTAAGGCCTAAAGAAGTTATGGATGCGGTTAACGATTACAGTTTGAATCATCATGCAAACGTTCACAGATCCACTCACACCTTGGCCGCTGAGGCAACTCAGATGTATGAAAGCTCAAGAGAAAAAGTTGCAAAGTTTATAAACGCCGACAACAATGAAATAATATTCACTAAAGGAACAACCGAATCGATTAATCTTCTTGCGTATTCGATTGCGACATCAAAGATACTAAGACCTGATGAAGAGATACTTATAACCACGATGGAACACCACGCAAACTTTGTTCCATGGCAACAGGTAGGTAAAATATTTGGTTTAAACGTACGTTACTACAACTGTAAAAACGGTATTTTTAACCTTTCTGAATTTTTAGATTATGTCTCTGAAAAGACTAAGGTAGTTAGTATAACAGGATTGTCAAACACAACAGGCCAAGTGATACCTGTCCAAGATTTGGTAGAAGCAATTAGAAACATTAGGAAAGAAGTTATAATCATTATCGATGGAGCACAAACTGTTCCACATATGCCTTTTGATGTAAAGAAAATAGATATAGATTTTTTAGCATTTTCTGGTCATAAGATGCTTGGTCCGACAGGAATAGGTGTTTTATATGGGAAAAAAGAGTATCTAGAAGAAATTAACCCTTTTTTGTTTGGGGGAGAGATGATAGATAAGGTTTCGACTGAAAATACTACATTCAATATACTACCTTATAAATTTGAAGCAGGCACACCAAACGTTGATGGAGCTGTAGGTCTAGCCAAAGCGATTGAAATACTAGAAAATATCGGTATGGATAATATTCAAGAACATGAAAAAGAGTTAACCAATTACGCCATTGAAAGATTGAAAAGATTGGATTTTTTAACGTTATATGGGACCTTAGATGAAAGCCAGCAATCAATTGTATCTTTCAATTTAAAGAATATCCATCCACACGATGTAGCCCATATGTTGAACGATTTAACTGGGATAGCAATTAGAAGCGGGCACCATTGTGCACAACCTCTTATGAGCGAACTTGGAGTTAAAGCAACGTGCAGAGCCAGTTTTTATATATACAACGAAGAAAAAGACATAGACATTTTGTATGATGGATTAAAAAAGATTTGGGAGTGGTTAAAATAG
- a CDS encoding CoA-binding protein, producing the protein MDLKEVRNISLVGATKNKEKYGYRILKNLENKGYNLYPVNPNYDEIEGIKTYPSIKELPKEEIDLIVFVVPPKVGIKVLKEAYQEGYKKFWFQPGAESDEIEQYLKSLNDVDYSFIDCIMVETSNL; encoded by the coding sequence ATAGACTTAAAAGAAGTTCGGAATATTTCTCTAGTTGGAGCAACAAAAAACAAAGAAAAGTACGGTTATAGGATATTAAAAAATTTAGAAAACAAAGGATACAACCTATATCCTGTTAATCCTAATTACGATGAAATAGAAGGTATAAAAACTTATCCTTCAATTAAAGAATTACCAAAAGAAGAGATAGATTTGATAGTCTTTGTTGTTCCTCCTAAAGTCGGGATAAAAGTGCTTAAAGAAGCATATCAAGAGGGATATAAAAAGTTTTGGTTCCAGCCAGGTGCGGAATCAGATGAGATCGAACAGTATTTAAAAAGTTTAAACGATGTGGATTATTCTTTTATCGATTGTATAATGGTTGAAACAAGCAATCTTTAA
- the sufU gene encoding Fe-S cluster assembly sulfur transfer protein SufU — protein sequence MVKIGLEDLYTDIILDYAKNDRYKKEIPDALESEGKNLSCGDEITIYLKVEDNIIKEASFKGHGCIISQASAAMMCEYIEGKTVKQAERIFSEVIKMSQGKEYDEELIDGMDIFSDISKFPMRTKCFTLSWHTLEDALKKEKGS from the coding sequence GTGGTTAAAATAGGATTAGAAGATCTTTACACAGATATAATTTTAGATTATGCAAAAAACGATAGATATAAAAAGGAGATTCCTGACGCTTTAGAATCAGAAGGTAAAAACCTCTCTTGTGGAGATGAAATAACGATTTATCTTAAAGTAGAAGATAATATAATAAAAGAAGCTTCGTTCAAAGGACATGGTTGTATTATAAGTCAGGCATCTGCCGCGATGATGTGCGAATATATAGAAGGAAAAACCGTTAAACAAGCAGAAAGAATTTTTAGTGAAGTTATAAAAATGTCTCAAGGAAAAGAATACGATGAAGAATTAATAGATGGAATGGATATCTTTTCCGATATTTCAAAATTCCCTATGAGAACAAAATGTTTTACTTTATCATGGCATACATTGGAAGATGCATTAAAAAAGGAGAAGGGTTCTTAA